TCTAATCAAAAGGGAAGTGGAAAATTAGTAAAACAACAGAAGAAACATGGCACCATATATAATCATCATCAAGGAAACATATCTCAATTTGTTTGGGAGCAAGTGAGAAGGAAGAAACTTAGATAAATTAGAATCAACATCATCATCCATCTTCTATTGAGAAACACATCATCCGCCTTCAAACGCACTGAAAACCTACCTTGGCCTTCCAGAAGAGGCTCCACTACCACTACCAGATCCATACATATGCCCTTGATGATAATTATGATGATGTCCCATCATCATCATATTGGACTGCACCCCACCATACATCCCACCCCCACCAAACCCACCCCCAGGGTTCCCACTATTACCAACACTGCCATCACCACCATCTCTCTCCCCTTGCCTTCCCATAACACTCTTCTCTCCCTCCATCTCTCTGAACTTCTGCAGGTAAATCTTCAAAGGCTCGACATACTCTTCGAACCCAAGCGTTGTCATGGCCCACAGAAGATCGTCGCCGTTGATCGTCTTCCTCTTCTCCCTCTGGCACTTATCGGACGCTTCTCCTGTAATGAAGCTGATGAACTCTGACACGCACTCCTGGACAGTCTCTTTAGCTTCCTTTGAGATCTTCGCGTTGGCCGGCAAAGCTTTCTTCATGATCCTGCTCACGTTTGCTATAGGCAAGAACCTGTCCTGCTCTCTCAGCGACGACTCGCTGTTGAAGTTTGCGTTAGGCCCGCCGGAATCGTTGTCGGAGTCAGCCATGAACtcaaaatatgtcaaaaattcCTGAGAT
This DNA window, taken from Alnus glutinosa chromosome 5, dhAlnGlut1.1, whole genome shotgun sequence, encodes the following:
- the LOC133868573 gene encoding nuclear transcription factor Y subunit B-3-like, which gives rise to MADSDNDSGGPNANFNSESSLREQDRFLPIANVSRIMKKALPANAKISKEAKETVQECVSEFISFITGEASDKCQREKRKTINGDDLLWAMTTLGFEEYVEPLKIYLQKFREMEGEKSVMGRQGERDGGDGSVGNSGNPGGGFGGGGMYGGVQSNMMMMGHHHNYHQGHMYGSGSGSGASSGRPR